Genomic segment of Dehalococcoidia bacterium:
ACAATGAGTCCAACCTGTCCTGGAAAGCCGCAGACCTTCTTCGTCGGGAATATGGCGTCGCAACCGGCGCCCGTATCTCCATTGAGAAGCATATCCCGGAGTCAGCAGGTCTGGGAGGTGGTAGCGCCGACGCCGCGACGACTATGGTGGGCCTTAACTCGCTGTGGGGCCTCGGGCTGTCTCCCGACCAATTACGAGCTCTCGCGGCCGAACTCGGCTCGGATGTGCCATTCCTGGTGGACGGCGGAACAGCGATTGCACTCGGACGGGGAGAGAGAATCCGGTCGCTTCCCACTGCTCCCTTACCGTGGTTCGTATTCGCACTTCCTGCGTCCACGAGACGGGATAAGACTGCCTTCATGTACAAGTCCATCACAGAGGAGAACTACACCCGAGGTGGACTTACAAGGAAGCTGGAAGCCCGCATACGTAGCAAAGGGGACATTCCCGCACAGTTCCTGTTCAACGCATTCGACACGGTCGCAAGAGAAGTTGAGCCGGACGTTGGGCGGTGCTGGTCAGATATGTACGCGGCAGGCGCACGTGAGATTCACGTAGCTGGCAGTGGCCCAACGGTGTACGCCGCTGTCGAACGCAAGGAGGTAGCAACCGCAGTCCACCTTGTCATGGAGAGGATCAAAGGCTGGCCGTCGATCATCTCCAGAGCATGGCCCGACGTTGAGTCAGGCTGATGTCATTCCTCGTCGCAGGCCTTGCCACAGGGGCTCTGATGGCCCAGACCTTTGTCATGATTGGATGTCTGACGGCCTTCTTCCTCCTGAAGAATCCACCTCCGAACCTCCAGCAAACACTATCCAAGTACACGCCGGGGACTATCGTGCTCGGTATGGTAGCTGCCGCCTACCCTCTGTGGGGGATCATCGGCGTATTGATGTCGTTTCTTTTCATTGCTTTCCAAAACGGCTTTCCAGGTGGCGGTCTCGGAAGTGCAAATCTTGTTTACACCTGTGGCGTCGCCCTGGCGGCTGTAGCGCTGGCTGCACCCATCATATTCTTGCTGAAAGGCGTCCGAATCGGCATCAGCTGCCTTGTTGTTTCAGCTGTACTAATTTACGGATGGCTCCTACCCCTGCTGGCAACCTAGACGGTCACTGGGCTAATATCCACTGACCACAGTAGGGAGCAGGAAAGCATAGCATCGACCTCCTCAACACCGACTCAATCCGACCAGTGGGTAGCAATAGACCTGGAGACT
This window contains:
- the ispE gene encoding 4-(cytidine 5'-diphospho)-2-C-methyl-D-erythritol kinase, which gives rise to MLTLQARAKLNLTLEVLGKRPDGYHETASIVQTLELADTVTVEPCDSLIVTCSAPDLDNESNLSWKAADLLRREYGVATGARISIEKHIPESAGLGGGSADAATTMVGLNSLWGLGLSPDQLRALAAELGSDVPFLVDGGTAIALGRGERIRSLPTAPLPWFVFALPASTRRDKTAFMYKSITEENYTRGGLTRKLEARIRSKGDIPAQFLFNAFDTVAREVEPDVGRCWSDMYAAGAREIHVAGSGPTVYAAVERKEVATAVHLVMERIKGWPSIISRAWPDVESG